A region of Micromonospora chokoriensis DNA encodes the following proteins:
- a CDS encoding Gfo/Idh/MocA family protein: MSPRADGRVRYAVVGTGARAEMFVRALVLDHADTTALVAFADVNQARMDAHNRWLAELGHPPVPTYPAGDFVAMLDAEHVDVVLVTSVDVTHDEYVVAALRAGRQVVTEKPMTVDVPRCQRILDTVTETGGQVTVAFNYRYNPLHEQVRRLLAEGAVGEIGSVHFEWLLDVRHGADYFRRWHRDKASSGGLMVHKASHHFDLVNWWLDATPVEVYAAGRLFFYGEDGRRHGYARDYDRAYGSPAAADDPFALRLDAHPRLRELYLDAEAEDGYQRDRNVFAPGVSIEDDMAVLARYSTGATMTYHLTAYAPWEGYRVMVNGSRGRLELEVTENDFVDRGTAGAVKGAALHGVEAPPEGGGATLTVRPFWQPPRQIPVERRSRHGHGGADARMTGVLLGGQPDPLERAATADDGALALLTGLAANRSFETGRPVRVADLLTPR; encoded by the coding sequence ATGTCACCGAGAGCCGACGGCCGGGTCCGGTACGCCGTCGTGGGCACCGGCGCGCGCGCCGAGATGTTCGTCCGCGCTTTGGTGCTCGACCACGCCGACACCACCGCGCTGGTCGCCTTCGCCGACGTCAACCAGGCCCGGATGGACGCGCACAACCGCTGGCTGGCCGAGCTGGGCCACCCTCCGGTGCCCACCTACCCGGCCGGTGACTTCGTGGCCATGCTGGACGCCGAACACGTCGACGTCGTCCTGGTCACCAGCGTCGACGTCACCCACGACGAGTACGTGGTGGCCGCGTTGCGCGCCGGCCGGCAGGTCGTCACCGAAAAGCCGATGACCGTGGACGTGCCGCGCTGTCAGCGCATCCTGGACACGGTGACCGAGACCGGTGGCCAGGTGACCGTCGCGTTCAACTACCGCTACAACCCGCTGCACGAACAGGTCCGCCGACTGCTCGCCGAGGGCGCGGTCGGCGAGATCGGCTCGGTGCACTTCGAGTGGCTGCTCGACGTGCGCCACGGCGCGGACTACTTCCGCCGCTGGCACCGCGACAAGGCCAGCTCCGGTGGGCTGATGGTGCACAAGGCCAGCCACCACTTCGACCTGGTCAACTGGTGGCTGGACGCCACGCCCGTCGAGGTCTACGCGGCCGGGCGGCTCTTCTTCTACGGCGAGGACGGCCGCCGGCACGGCTACGCCCGCGACTACGACCGGGCGTACGGCTCCCCCGCCGCCGCCGACGACCCGTTCGCGCTGCGACTCGACGCGCACCCCCGGCTGCGTGAGTTGTACCTCGACGCCGAGGCCGAGGACGGCTACCAGCGCGACCGCAACGTCTTCGCCCCCGGGGTCAGCATCGAGGACGACATGGCGGTGCTCGCCCGCTACTCCACCGGTGCCACGATGACCTACCACCTCACCGCGTACGCCCCCTGGGAGGGTTACCGGGTGATGGTCAACGGCAGTCGGGGCCGGCTGGAGCTGGAGGTCACCGAGAACGACTTCGTCGACCGGGGCACCGCCGGCGCGGTCAAGGGCGCCGCCCTGCACGGTGTCGAAGCCCCGCCCGAGGGCGGTGGCGCGACCCTCACGGTGCGCCCGTTCTGGCAGCCGCCCCGGCAGATCCCCGTCGAGAGGCGCAGCCGGCACGGTCACGGCGGCGCGGACGCCCGGATGACAGGTGTGCTCCTCGGCGGGCAACCCGACCCG
- a CDS encoding LacI family DNA-binding transcriptional regulator, which translates to MPVTIRDVARASGVHISTVSRTFSAPHLVNPETRVRVLACAEDLGYRPNRAARALITGRTHNIGLIIADIANPFFPPLIKAAESQARHRDYHVFVADTNEDPTAEEELVHALAKQVDGVLLCSPRMSNSLIEQLSREVPLVVVNRQVTGLPCVLMDVGQGARSAIEHLVGLGHRSIALLGGPRSSWTNREMRRAAGAAARAGGAELTVLGPNAPTETGGSAVAEQVRRSGVSAVLAYNDLMAIGLIEGLDALGVRVPQEVSVVGVDDITLSRLTRPKLTTVATPTGAAGRTAVDMLLQQDTESPRGARGLGAGTALGVRRTTAQVMLQTDLVIRDSTGPGPHARPARPLAAPQGPDPHCPAGPGIPTAATGDAVAS; encoded by the coding sequence GTGCCAGTCACCATCCGGGACGTCGCCCGGGCGTCCGGTGTGCACATCTCCACCGTGTCCCGCACCTTCTCCGCTCCGCACCTGGTCAACCCGGAGACCCGGGTCCGGGTGCTGGCCTGCGCGGAGGATCTGGGCTACCGGCCGAACCGGGCCGCGCGGGCGCTGATCACCGGGCGTACGCACAACATCGGGCTGATCATCGCGGACATCGCGAACCCGTTCTTCCCGCCGCTGATCAAGGCGGCGGAGAGTCAGGCCCGGCACCGCGACTACCACGTGTTCGTGGCCGACACCAACGAGGACCCGACGGCGGAGGAGGAGCTGGTCCACGCGTTGGCCAAACAGGTCGACGGGGTGCTGCTGTGCAGCCCACGGATGAGCAACAGCCTGATCGAACAGCTCAGCCGTGAGGTGCCGCTGGTGGTCGTGAACCGCCAGGTGACCGGCCTGCCCTGCGTGCTGATGGACGTCGGGCAGGGCGCCCGGTCGGCGATCGAGCACCTGGTCGGCCTCGGGCACCGCAGCATCGCGTTGCTCGGTGGCCCGCGCAGCTCGTGGACCAACCGGGAGATGCGCCGGGCCGCCGGCGCGGCCGCCCGGGCCGGCGGCGCGGAGCTGACGGTGCTCGGCCCGAACGCGCCCACCGAGACCGGCGGCTCCGCCGTCGCCGAGCAGGTGCGGCGCAGCGGTGTGTCGGCCGTGCTCGCCTACAACGACCTGATGGCGATCGGCCTCATCGAAGGGCTGGACGCGCTCGGGGTCCGGGTGCCGCAGGAGGTGAGTGTCGTCGGGGTCGACGACATCACCCTGAGTCGGCTCACCCGACCCAAACTGACGACGGTGGCCACACCCACCGGGGCCGCCGGCCGGACGGCCGTCGACATGTTGCTGCAACAGGACACCGAGTCACCGCGCGGCGCGCGGGGGCTGGGTGCCGGCACCGCGCTCGGCGTCCGTCGTACCACCGCACAGGTAATGCTCCAGACCGACCTGGTCATCCGCGACTCGACCGGCCCGGGCCCGCACGCCCGACCGGCACGTCCCCTGGCCGCGCCGCAGGGCCCGGACCCGCATTGCCCTGCGGGCCCGGGCATCCCGACGGCGGCCACCGGTGACGCCGTCGCCTCCTAA